The Miscanthus floridulus cultivar M001 chromosome 7, ASM1932011v1, whole genome shotgun sequence genome includes a region encoding these proteins:
- the LOC136463424 gene encoding probable F-box protein At2g36090, translated as MARSTTTVEDLPADVLACALRRLDGPSLAAASCATAGLRALAADPETWRALCLARWPSLAARPDLLLSSSSAAVSPQRLFADAFPFPCDASSAEHLPVPSELVSAVDVYHRGEPLLSRVVETSTSSSWFLTSPFCVDAVECKSGPTGAVPIIGRAAAAAVPAPAELELSWVAIDPANGRAVNVSSRRPVAVDRHWYTGDTLVRYAVVLGGCKFEATVTCSHETGHVREISLTVEDADGAAVSGEGALRLLAAAMAGPRKGGAEQEEAAKRRYEDFVRSKRGRKESKARKEVLVDLCCSAVSAVAVLSFIATVVLRYSSEEPIGYGNGQDCSGVMIYGTS; from the coding sequence ATGGCGAGGAGCACCACCACCGTGGAGGACCTTCCCGCCGACGTGCTGGCCTGCGCGCTGCGCCGCCTCGACGGGCCTTCCCTGGCCGCCGCCAGCTGCGCGACCGCGGGCCTCCGAGCGCTCGCCGCGGACCCGGAGACGTGGCGCGCGCTCTGCCTCGCGCGCTGGCCGTCGCTGGCCGCGCGCccagacctcctcctctcctcctcctccgccgccgtctCTCCGCAGCGCCTCTTCGCCGACGCCTTCCCGTTCCCGTGCGATGCCTCCTCGGCTGAGCACCTCCCCGTCCCCAGCGAGCTCGTCTCCGCCGTGGACGTCTACCACCGCGGGGAGCCGCTGCTCTCCCGCGTCGTGGAGACCTCCACGTCGTCCTCGTGGTTCCTCACCTCGCCGTTCTGCGTCGACGCCGTGGAGTGCAAGAGCGGCCCCACCGGTGCCGTGCCCATCatcggccgcgccgccgccgccgccgtgcctgcCCCGGCGGAGCTGGAGCTCAGCTGGGTCGCGATCGACCCCGCCAACGGCCGCGCCGTGAACGTGTCCAGCCGCCGCCCCGTCGCCGTGGACAGGCACTGGTACACGGGCGACACGCTGGTGCGCTACGCGGTCGTGCTCGGCGGCTGCAAGTTCGAGGCCACCGTCACCTGCTCCCACGAGACGGGGCACGTCCGGGAGATCAGCCTTACCGTCGAGGACGCCGATGGCGCCGCGGTCAGCGGCGAAGGCGCCCTGCGGCTgctcgcggcggccatggcggggccgAGGAAGGGTGGGGCGGAGCAAGAGGAGGCGGCCAAGCGGAGGTACGAGGACTTCGTGAGGAGCAAGCGGGGCAGGAAGGAGTCCAAGGCCAGGAAGGAGGTGCTCGTCGATCTCTGCTGCTCCGCCGTCAGTGCCGTTGCCGTTCTTAGCTTCATCGCCACCGTCGTGCTCCG